The Candidatus Poribacteria bacterium genomic sequence AATATTGGTAAGACGATCCTCTATCTCGGAATTGCTGGTGTGTTGATGCTCTTACTCTCGTTGATTCCGAGATTTCTACGAAAAAACCAAACGAAATTGTAGTTCAAAGCAAGCGATTAGACGATTGAATTAACGCTGCTACGGCAGCGAGTGCTTCCTCACGAGTTCGGATTTCGCCATCAAACTGACGTTCTTCAATCTGTTCTAAGAGATCGCCAATCTGTTTACCTTCTTTCAATTGGAAAATTTGAATCAAATCCTTTCCGGTGATGAGCCTACCCTGTTTACAGACCGGTAGGATATGTTTATAGTAAATGTTAGCGATCTCTTTGAGAAGTGCTGCATTGATTGAATCTGATGCTGCCGCATAGAGAAGCACACCACACCAATCCGACCTATAACTTCTGAGAAAGCGAATAATCTGTTTCTGTGTCAGATGTTGGCTTGCCTCTTTAAGTTGTTTGCCGCCCACGATGAGATGTCCTATGAACTGGGTCGCTTTTTGGCTCAGTCGGAGGCGTTTGCCAATATTACCTGGGTCATCTGCTAAAAGAAGACTGAGCTTAATCAGTGAACCACGGTTGACCCCCATGCCTAATTCCGCTTTGAGATAGCCATTAATTTCGTTGTAATAAGGGCTGAGTGCCTTCGGAATTGGGGTTTCCTCGAAAATCTCAAGTGGACTCCAAGATTTATTTATGTTCGGAACGACTTGTGTGAGTAGTTCGGCTGCTTCCATTTGCTGTAGATACAGATGTGCCCCCTTAACATTGAGAATTTTCATTAATTCATCACGGCATCGTTCCGCTGCTATGTTAGAAAGTAAGGAGCTGTGCTTTTTTACCAGATGTATTGCGTTTTGAGATATTTTGAAATCCAACTGCGCCGCGAATCTGTAAATTCGTAGAAGGCGGATCGGATCCTCGCGCACTACCTTCTCGCTCGGAAATTGGAGCAGCCCTGCCGCTAAGTCGTTCATACCACCACACGGGTCAATTACATGAAGCGGGTTTTGCTTACACGCACTGTTTGCAGCTGCCTCCGCATTTTCAAACGCAATAGCCATCGCGTTGATTGTCAGATCCCGCAAACATAGATCCTCGGTAAGCGATGCAGCGCGGAATTGTACGAAATCCATGCTGGGTTGTGGTGTCTGTGGAATGTCGTGCTGCTTGACAATCACGCGGGCAGTGGATGGGTTCTCTTCCAGCGCAATGCAGGTTGCTCCGATACTTGTCGCAAAGGCTTTGGCAAATTGGATTGCATCCGAAGCCAACGCAAAATCAACATCTGTTGTCTGCCGTCTCAACAATAAATCCCTCACGCTGCCACCAACAAAATACAGTTGCACGTCTCGTTCTTTTGCGAAAGTACTCAGTGCTTGTATGGTGTGATTGCTAAATAGTTCTTTGAGGAACTCTACTGTTGTCCGCATTAGTTTGTTTGCGCCTTTTTTCGTTGTGCTTTTCGGGAACGAAATAGGATACCATCGAGGTGGAGATGCGACGCATAGCCGATGAAACTTGCTACATAGAATGGCACCCCGCTCCGCAGGGTGTCCGTGAGTCCATCCCATTCTACCAATGCATTGAATAGGTCTACGAGATTACCATTTGTTGCCCATTCTGAATGTGCGGAATAAATCGGAATTAACAGAAACACGCTGGGGAGCAAAATCATCGTAATTCTGGCGTGTGTCCATCCACGATGTTTGCTCATAATCGGGAGCATCGCGAATAAACCTAATAACGCAGATTCCAGATACTTTTGCAGAAAAACGATCAGAACCAGATTCACTGCAAACAACACACTATAAAATATCTTTTGGCTCTTGCTTTTGATATCGACATCTGGCCACAATCCGAACAGCACTGCGACAGCAAAACAGCCGATGATTTTTAAAGGTGCTGCTATCGGTGGAATAGTCAGGTTCCACCCTTGCGCTACGCCATCATGAAAGATTGGAACGGCGAAGGTAGCGATAAGCGAGATGACGAAGAAGGTACTATAGGCGACTAATCCACCGATCCAGTGTTCACGAAACATGCTCATGAAAGATATTATAACGTAACTTATGCAAAAATAAAAATCACTTTCTGGACATCAGGCAGAGTGATTCAGTTTTCTTATGATTTTATGTCAGAAGTCGCGATCAGGAAATTGCTCCTACAGAAAGATTGAATACCATTGGAGTGTTATTATTTTAAAATTTGACTTTTCGTACACAGTATGATACAATTGTACTATATCCTGTTGGGTGCGGGCGTTTGAAGGATTGCAGTTTGTGTTTGTCATTGAGTTTTTTCAAACACGCTGATTTTTGCTCACAAAATTGAGTTGACTGACTAATTGGCTTGACTAAAAGAAGGAAAACGGGTATTATGTAACAATATGAGGTAGATGGGCGAGAATTAATACCCCTGTTGCTTTGACATCGGTAGTAGTCGTAAAGTGCAGTCCTTGGTTTACCTATTCCTCTCAACTGTGCGCTGCGACATTAAAATGAACCGCGAAGAACCTCTGCTGTTGGGATGTATCGCGTTTTTTTTATATTTTATATAAATATGACAACAGCTGAGAAAAACGCTATTATTGAGATGTTAGCACCAATGCTTGATTTGGATGGCATTGAGCTTGTAGATGTTGAAGTACATGCGCAGACATTGCGCCTCCTCATCCACAAACCCGATGGGCTTTCGGTGAGGGATTGCCAAATGGTGAATCAAACCGTACGTCCAGTTTTAGAAGTGCATGAGCATTTGGCAAGTTACGCACAGTTAGAGGTTGCTTCGCCGGGCATAGATAGACCTTTAAGAACTGCTAAAGATTTCCAGCGAAATTGCGGGCGAGCGGTTCAGATAGAAGTCATCTCAAAGGACGGAGGGAAGCGTGAGGTACAAGGCACCGTTGTAGAAGTACACTCTGGGAAGGTAGTCTTGGAGGTGTCTAACGGAAAGTCTATCTCCGTTAAGATTTCGCAAATTCTCAATGCACACATACAACTGATGTGGTAATCAGCAAGAGTCAAGGGTGTAGACTGCAAGCCGATATAAGAAAATTGGAAAGGAGCACGCGGACTGAACCGATACAGGCTGCTATTCGCTAGCCTGTATAGAAAGGTGCCGCGGATATCAATTATTATGTTAGAGAACCTCCAAAACGCTATTCGTCAAAATACAGCGCAGACGGATCTGCCAGAACAAGTCTTTGTTGAGGCGATAGAAGAGGCACTTCGCGCTGCTGCACGCCGAGTTTACGGTGCCGATGCCAACATTTCTGTTGAAGTTAATTTAGAAAAAGGGGATATACGTTGCTATGTTCCTAAAAAAGTCGTTAATATTATGCGCGATTTCTCCACAGAGATTCCGATTGAGGAAGCCGTGAAACTTCAGGAAGATGTTGAACTCGGTCAGATGCTAAAGGTCGAAATCAACCCGAGTGATTTTGGACGGATCCCCGCACAATTGGCAAAGCAAATCCTTTTCCAAAAAATAAAGCAGGCGGAACGAGAGAAAATCTATGAGGAATTTGCTGGACGAGAAGGTGAGGTTGTCACCGGTTATGTCCAGCGTTTTGAACGCGGTGGTATCGTCTTGGACCTTGAACAGACAGAGGCATTTTTACCACCGCGAGAGATACCGCGTTCACAAAATTACGAACGTGGTAAGCGGTTGCAGTGTTTAATTTTGTCGGTAAAAAGTGAAACGCGCGGTGCTCCTATCATCGTATCCCGAACACATCGCGATCTTGTCACAATGCTCTTTGAACAAGAGGTACCCGAAATCTATGAAGGGCAGGTCCGTGTTATGGCGGTTGCACGTGATCCGGGCAATCGCGCAAAAGTTGCTGTCTTAGCAACTGAAGAAGGTATTGATGCTATTGGGACGTGTGTTGGGGTCAAGGGAATTCGGGTCCAAACTATTACTGGTGAGCTTGATGGTGAAAGAATAGACGTGCTTGACTGGAGCGAGGATCCGAGTGTCTTCATCGCTAACGCTTTGGGGCATGTTTCTGTGCGTAGGGTGGAACTCAATGAGGAAGACAGAAGTGCTCGCGTGGTTGTACCGGACAATGAACTCTCCTTGGCGATCGGGCAACGCGGGCAGAATGCAAGGCTCGCTGCAAAATTAACGGGTTGGAAGGTTGACATAAAGGGTGAGTCCGAAACAACTGTTTCGATTGACGAACTTTTTAAACCTGTTGAGGAAGAAGAGAATCCTGATGTAGCAGCTGAGAGTCCACCGGATACCTCGGAAGAGGAGGCAGATGCAAGTACGCTTACGCAGGAATCTGAGGCAACAAATTCTGAACAGGTAGTAAGTTCAGCAGAGGATGACCAAGAAGATGCCGATACGGAGATTTTTGAAGCGGAAGCAGCGGACGTAACCAGTGAAAATGTGCCTGTCGTTGATGCCGACGAGGATTTTGAAACAGAGTGAGTTGGCACTGCTGAAGGTGATGATGCCGATGTTAAGTCTGAATAATCTTCAAAGGTGTCCCTTGTTGCCTCGGCTATCTGGATGTGACTATGAATAGGTTGATTGATTCGGAGCAAGTTGAAAAAAGTGGGTGAGGATGTTGAGGAATGTTATTCGCACTTGCATTGGGTGCCGTCAGAAGTTTCCACAGAAAACATTGATTCGATTCGTGTGTCAGCAGGACAAAGAATTGCAAATTGACTGTCGAAAACGGTTACATGGGCGTGGGGTTTACGTTTGCCTTTCTCAAGCCTGCATTCAGAAAGCGTTTAAGTCTCCCAGACGGATTAATTCTTTATTACGTGTGCAGCTGACGAATAAGGTTATAATGCGGTTTGAACAGGTGCTTCTTCAATGGACCCAGCAATCCGCACGCACAACAGAAGAGTAAGGAGGAATTACTATGAGGGAATCCGCACAAGAGCGGCAGAGGTCCCCTAAAGGTGACCGTAAAGAAAATAAAAGCCGGAATATACGGGTTTATGAATTAGCAAAGCAATACGACTTAACAAACAAAGAGTTGATCGCACTGCTTGAAGAGCATGGTGTTCGTGTTAAGAGTGGTATGAGTGGTCTTGATCCAGATACTGTCGCGCTTATTGAGTCGGAGTTGGTTGATGACCTCGTGGAGGACACTGTCTCTACAACCGAAGATTCCGTTGAAGATATCTCAAAGCCAGAAACTGACATGACCGATGGTTTGCAGATCCCGGAGGGGACAACTGTCGCTGATCTTGCTGCATCGCTTGAATTACAACCTTC encodes the following:
- a CDS encoding ribosome maturation factor RimP, which codes for MTTAEKNAIIEMLAPMLDLDGIELVDVEVHAQTLRLLIHKPDGLSVRDCQMVNQTVRPVLEVHEHLASYAQLEVASPGIDRPLRTAKDFQRNCGRAVQIEVISKDGGKREVQGTVVEVHSGKVVLEVSNGKSISVKISQILNAHIQLMW
- the nusA gene encoding transcription termination factor NusA, whose product is MLENLQNAIRQNTAQTDLPEQVFVEAIEEALRAAARRVYGADANISVEVNLEKGDIRCYVPKKVVNIMRDFSTEIPIEEAVKLQEDVELGQMLKVEINPSDFGRIPAQLAKQILFQKIKQAEREKIYEEFAGREGEVVTGYVQRFERGGIVLDLEQTEAFLPPREIPRSQNYERGKRLQCLILSVKSETRGAPIIVSRTHRDLVTMLFEQEVPEIYEGQVRVMAVARDPGNRAKVAVLATEEGIDAIGTCVGVKGIRVQTITGELDGERIDVLDWSEDPSVFIANALGHVSVRRVELNEEDRSARVVVPDNELSLAIGQRGQNARLAAKLTGWKVDIKGESETTVSIDELFKPVEEEENPDVAAESPPDTSEEEADASTLTQESEATNSEQVVSSAEDDQEDADTEIFEAEAADVTSENVPVVDADEDFETE